In Candidatus Promineifilum breve, one genomic interval encodes:
- the fabF gene encoding beta-ketoacyl-ACP synthase II — protein MNNGNEPRRRVVITGVGLITPLGHNVPDTWAAVLRGQSGFGPITLVDNPNHTIGGLCEVKDFDPADYMDRKDARRRDRYQQLAATAAHEAMRQAGLTITDDNREQIGITLGTGIGGMRTIIEQEAILHEGGLRRLNPFGITMIMPNGAAGMLAIDYGILGPTTTITTACAAGNDAVGHAFRAIRYGELDAILTGGAESILTSVAIGGFERAGATSTRIRDTPQPFDADRDGLVIGEGAGMLVLESLEHAQARGATILAEIVGYGQTTDAHHITAPPDDGSGAARAIRKALADARLRPEDIDYVSAHGTATPLNDAAETTAIKAALGEHAYRTAVSSTKSMTGHIMGATGAIESVFCTLAIRDQIMPPTINYYTPDPACDLDYVPNTARPGRVRVCLNNAFGFGGHNAVVVVREYEE, from the coding sequence ATGAACAATGGCAACGAACCGCGCCGGAGGGTGGTGATCACCGGCGTGGGATTGATTACCCCGCTGGGCCACAACGTGCCCGACACGTGGGCGGCCGTCTTGCGTGGGCAATCGGGCTTCGGCCCCATCACCCTGGTCGATAACCCCAACCACACCATTGGCGGATTATGCGAAGTGAAGGATTTCGATCCCGCCGACTACATGGATCGCAAGGACGCCCGGCGGCGCGACCGCTACCAGCAATTGGCGGCGACGGCGGCCCACGAGGCCATGCGCCAGGCGGGCCTGACCATCACCGACGACAACCGCGAGCAGATCGGCATCACCCTGGGCACGGGCATCGGCGGGATGCGCACGATCATCGAGCAGGAAGCCATCCTCCACGAGGGCGGGCTGCGGCGGCTCAACCCGTTCGGCATCACCATGATTATGCCCAACGGCGCGGCCGGGATGCTGGCTATCGACTACGGCATCCTGGGGCCGACGACGACCATCACCACCGCCTGCGCCGCCGGCAACGACGCCGTAGGCCACGCCTTCCGGGCCATCCGCTATGGCGAACTGGACGCCATCCTGACCGGCGGCGCGGAGTCGATCCTGACCTCGGTCGCCATCGGCGGCTTCGAGCGCGCCGGGGCGACCTCGACCAGGATACGGGATACGCCCCAGCCGTTCGACGCCGACCGCGACGGCCTGGTCATCGGCGAGGGGGCAGGGATGCTGGTGCTGGAGAGCCTGGAGCACGCCCAGGCCCGCGGCGCCACCATCCTGGCCGAGATCGTCGGCTACGGCCAGACGACCGATGCCCACCACATCACCGCCCCGCCCGACGACGGCTCCGGCGCGGCCCGCGCCATCCGCAAGGCGCTGGCCGACGCCCGGCTGCGACCGGAAGACATCGACTACGTCAGCGCCCACGGCACGGCCACGCCGCTCAACGACGCGGCCGAGACCACGGCCATCAAGGCCGCCCTGGGCGAGCACGCCTACCGCACGGCGGTCAGTTCCACCAAGTCGATGACCGGCCACATCATGGGCGCGACCGGGGCGATTGAGTCCGTCTTCTGCACCCTGGCAATTCGCGACCAGATCATGCCGCCGACGATCAACTACTACACGCCCGACCCGGCCTGCGATCTGGACTACGTGCCCAACACCGCCCGCCCCGGCCGCGTGCGCGTCTGCCTCAACAACGCTTTCGGCTTCGGCGGCCACAATGCGGTGGTCGTTGTAAGGGAATACGAAGAGTAA
- a CDS encoding molybdenum cofactor biosynthesis protein gives MEIEIRLFATLKDRAGSDRIRVRLPADPTTVGLLLEAVGADYPALAPALRSALVAVNRAFAGSETPVTLGDEVAIFPPVSGGQTPFPPDESQPPLPPGEGWAEGQPPLPPGEGWGEGQLPLPPGEGWGEGFSPHPTYFAITTAPLDIEAIHAHLSGPEIGAIVSFTGFVRGRTQRDGLPPATLHLDYEAYESMAEEKMAQIAREMWARWPEVRGVALVQRLGRLGVGQTTTFVACAGAHRDVGVFEAARYGIDRLKEIVPVWKKEVGADRSVWVEGQYRPTENDNEKR, from the coding sequence ATGGAGATTGAAATCCGTCTATTCGCCACGTTGAAGGATCGCGCCGGGAGCGACCGCATCCGCGTGAGGCTGCCGGCCGACCCGACGACGGTCGGGTTGCTGCTGGAAGCGGTGGGGGCCGACTACCCGGCGCTGGCTCCGGCTCTGCGCTCGGCGCTGGTGGCCGTCAATCGCGCCTTTGCCGGGTCGGAAACCCCGGTAACCCTGGGCGACGAGGTAGCCATCTTCCCCCCCGTCAGCGGCGGCCAAACCCCCTTCCCCCCGGACGAGAGCCAACCCCCTCTCCCCCCGGGAGAGGGCTGGGCAGAGGGCCAACCCCCTCTCCCCCCGGGAGAGGGCTGGGGAGAGGGCCAACTCCCTCTCCCCCCGGGAGAGGGCTGGGGAGAGGGTTTTTCTCCCCACCCCACCTACTTCGCCATAACCACCGCCCCCCTCGACATAGAAGCCATCCACGCCCACCTCAGCGGCCCGGAAATCGGCGCAATCGTCAGCTTCACCGGCTTCGTGCGCGGCCGCACCCAGCGCGACGGCCTGCCCCCGGCGACGCTCCACCTCGATTATGAAGCCTACGAAAGCATGGCCGAGGAGAAAATGGCCCAGATCGCCCGCGAAATGTGGGCGCGCTGGCCGGAGGTGCGCGGCGTGGCCCTGGTGCAGCGCCTCGGCCGCCTGGGCGTGGGCCAGACAACGACTTTTGTGGCCTGCGCCGGGGCGCACCGTGACGTGGGCGTATTCGAGGCGGCGCGCTACGGCATCGACCGGCTCAAGGAGATCGTGCCGGTGTGGAAAAAGGAAGTCGGCGCCGACCGCAGCGTCTGGGTCGAGGGGCAATACCGGCCGACAGAGAATGACAATGAGAAGCGTTAA
- the moaC gene encoding cyclic pyranopterin monophosphate synthase MoaC, protein MTKRLTHLDETGRATMVDVGDKAVTERVAVARGRVTMRPDTLDLIMEGGLKKGDVLAVAQVAGIMAAKRTSELIPLCHPLLLNQVVVTCAPNPDASAIDIEATVRVSGKTGVEMEALTAVTVAGLTIYDMAKAVDRDMRLTDVRLISKAGGRSGEWRVAGGE, encoded by the coding sequence ATGACCAAGCGCCTGACCCACCTGGACGAGACCGGCCGCGCCACGATGGTTGACGTAGGCGACAAAGCCGTGACCGAGCGCGTGGCCGTGGCCCGCGGCCGGGTCACCATGCGCCCCGACACGCTCGACCTTATCATGGAAGGCGGCCTGAAGAAGGGCGACGTGCTGGCCGTGGCCCAGGTGGCCGGCATCATGGCCGCCAAGCGCACCAGCGAACTCATCCCCCTCTGCCATCCGCTGCTGCTCAATCAGGTCGTCGTCACCTGCGCCCCCAACCCGGACGCCAGCGCCATCGACATCGAGGCCACGGTGCGCGTGTCGGGCAAGACGGGCGTGGAGATGGAAGCCCTGACGGCGGTGACCGTCGCCGGACTGACGATCTACGACATGGCGAAGGCCGTCGACCGCGACATGCGCCTGACCGATGTGCGGCTGATTAGCAAGGCGGGGGGGAGGAGTGGGGAGTGGCGGGTGGCGGGTGGCGAGTAG
- a CDS encoding PIG-L deacetylase family protein → MKDYYTHLYLSPHFDDAALSCGGQIFRHTAGDDSVLVVTVATAEPPPGPHSETVASLHRRWADSLGGETPASIVAERQAEDVAAFAVLGADVLHLPFLDCIYRCDEDGAPLYPGPTDMFGATNPTDAADEALIAALAGLPRAGRVYLPLGVGGHVDHALTRRAGERAFAEVTYYEDYPYTMKPGALDVVLPPAGRGNWQAETVWLTETALAAKTESVSAYRSQLSSFFAGPDDLAAKLREEGRRVLADAQAAGEAAPAWAIGGERLWRRRASFTLHSFEQ, encoded by the coding sequence ATGAAAGATTACTACACTCATCTCTACCTCTCCCCCCATTTCGATGACGCCGCCCTGTCGTGCGGCGGGCAGATCTTCCGCCACACGGCCGGCGACGATTCGGTGCTGGTGGTCACCGTCGCCACGGCCGAGCCGCCCCCCGGGCCGCATTCGGAGACGGTGGCCTCGCTCCACCGCCGCTGGGCCGACAGCCTGGGCGGCGAGACCCCGGCATCGATCGTGGCCGAGCGCCAGGCCGAGGACGTGGCCGCCTTCGCCGTCCTGGGGGCCGACGTGCTCCATCTGCCGTTTCTCGATTGCATCTATCGCTGCGACGAGGACGGCGCGCCGCTCTATCCGGGGCCAACCGATATGTTCGGCGCGACGAACCCGACTGACGCCGCCGACGAGGCGTTGATCGCCGCCCTGGCCGGGCTGCCGCGCGCCGGGCGGGTCTATCTGCCGCTGGGCGTGGGCGGCCACGTCGATCACGCCCTGACCCGGCGGGCGGGCGAGCGGGCCTTCGCCGAGGTGACCTATTACGAGGATTATCCCTATACCATGAAACCCGGCGCGCTGGACGTGGTGCTACCCCCGGCCGGGCGCGGCAACTGGCAGGCCGAAACGGTGTGGCTGACCGAGACGGCGCTGGCGGCCAAGACCGAGTCCGTCTCGGCCTACCGCTCGCAACTCAGTTCGTTCTTCGCCGGGCCGGACGATCTGGCCGCCAAACTGCGCGAGGAAGGCCGGCGCGTGCTGGCCGACGCCCAGGCCGCGGGCGAGGCAGCGCCGGCCTGGGCCATCGGCGGCGAGCGGCTCTGGCGGCGGCGGGCATCTTTCACGCTTCATTCATTTGAACAATAG
- a CDS encoding outer membrane protein assembly factor BamB family protein: MPSKPQSGESKPLNTRDGQGLQSGAVLQGRYMVLGGLGAGGFSSVYRARDLRFPSVTRLCAVKEMLIGTVDPEMRELTIKSFEREASMLAMLNHPAIPDIFDYFTDGNRSYLVLEFVPGQNLQQWLDETDEYLDEPKALDWALQVCDALAYLHSQKPQPIVFRDLKPSNIMIDPYNHIRLIDFGIAKLFEANQDKGTMIGTAGYTPPEQYRGEATPAADVYGLGATLHHLLTRQDPRQETPFTFHERPIRAANPGITRAFEAIIMRCLAYDPKDRFPDAMALREALLVLSESGGDETDLDRLGPMDSGRGFATTDGVGAPTIALKAGISQVKPLWVFRCEDEIRTRPAIAKGIVFAGAYDNNLYAVTADKGEFLWKYPTGGGIGGSPTVHEDAVMVGSADHSIYSLQLRKGRLNWQFKAEGPIYSTPTVRFDHVFFGADDGFFYVVNVMRGQLYWKTNIYSPVRSTPYVSDELVHFGTEGGQILGLELGTGKPKWQTKAQRAVTSSPRVADDILYVGSSDGAVYAMDASSGWPIWRFATKGPVVSTPTLFEESLFIGSADGHLYAIDITRGRQLWAFPTNGQVIAAPAIWGNTVYFGSTDGSIYGVSARRGELQWRFDAGSPIIGSPTILNGVIYVGATDHCLYALPI; encoded by the coding sequence ATGCCCTCCAAACCACAAAGCGGCGAAAGCAAGCCGCTGAACACCCGCGACGGCCAGGGATTGCAATCGGGCGCCGTCTTGCAGGGGCGCTATATGGTGCTGGGCGGGCTGGGCGCGGGCGGCTTCAGCTCCGTCTATCGCGCGCGCGATTTGCGCTTTCCGTCGGTCACGCGGCTGTGCGCCGTGAAAGAGATGCTCATCGGCACGGTTGACCCGGAGATGCGCGAGTTGACGATCAAATCGTTCGAGCGCGAGGCCAGCATGTTGGCGATGCTCAACCACCCGGCCATCCCCGACATCTTCGACTACTTCACCGACGGCAACCGCAGCTATCTGGTGCTGGAGTTCGTACCCGGCCAGAACCTGCAACAATGGCTGGACGAGACGGACGAGTACCTCGACGAGCCCAAGGCGCTCGACTGGGCGCTCCAGGTCTGCGACGCGCTGGCCTATCTGCACAGCCAGAAGCCGCAGCCCATCGTCTTCCGCGACCTGAAGCCGTCGAACATCATGATCGACCCCTACAACCACATTCGCCTCATCGACTTCGGCATCGCCAAGCTGTTCGAGGCCAATCAGGACAAGGGCACGATGATCGGCACGGCCGGCTACACCCCGCCGGAGCAGTATCGCGGCGAGGCCACCCCGGCGGCCGACGTCTACGGCCTGGGGGCCACGCTCCACCACCTGCTGACCCGCCAGGACCCGCGCCAGGAGACGCCCTTTACCTTCCACGAGCGGCCCATCCGCGCCGCCAATCCGGGCATCACCCGCGCCTTCGAGGCCATCATCATGCGCTGCCTGGCCTATGATCCCAAGGATCGCTTCCCCGACGCCATGGCCCTGCGCGAGGCGTTGCTCGTCCTGTCGGAGAGCGGTGGCGATGAGACCGATCTGGATCGGCTGGGGCCGATGGATAGCGGCCGGGGCTTCGCCACAACGGACGGGGTGGGCGCGCCGACAATCGCGCTGAAGGCCGGCATCAGTCAGGTCAAGCCGCTGTGGGTCTTCCGCTGCGAGGACGAGATTCGCACCCGCCCGGCCATCGCCAAGGGCATCGTCTTCGCCGGAGCCTACGACAACAATCTCTATGCGGTGACGGCCGACAAGGGGGAATTCCTGTGGAAATACCCCACCGGCGGCGGCATCGGCGGCTCGCCCACCGTCCACGAGGACGCGGTGATGGTCGGCTCGGCCGATCATTCGATCTACTCGCTGCAACTGCGCAAGGGGCGGCTCAACTGGCAGTTCAAGGCCGAGGGGCCGATCTACTCCACGCCGACGGTGCGCTTCGACCACGTTTTCTTTGGGGCCGATGACGGTTTCTTCTACGTGGTCAACGTGATGCGCGGCCAACTCTATTGGAAGACCAACATCTATAGCCCGGTGCGCTCCACCCCCTACGTCTCCGACGAACTGGTGCATTTCGGCACCGAGGGCGGCCAGATTCTGGGGCTGGAGCTGGGCACGGGCAAGCCCAAATGGCAGACCAAAGCCCAGCGCGCCGTCACGTCGTCGCCGCGCGTGGCCGACGACATCCTCTACGTCGGCTCCAGCGACGGCGCGGTCTACGCCATGGACGCCAGTTCCGGCTGGCCCATCTGGCGCTTCGCCACCAAGGGGCCGGTCGTCTCCACGCCGACACTGTTCGAGGAGTCGCTGTTCATCGGTTCGGCCGACGGCCACCTCTACGCCATCGACATCACCCGCGGCCGGCAGTTGTGGGCCTTTCCGACCAACGGCCAGGTCATCGCCGCGCCGGCCATCTGGGGCAACACGGTCTACTTCGGCTCCACCGACGGCAGCATCTACGGCGTCAGCGCGCGGCGCGGTGAGTTGCAATGGCGGTTCGACGCCGGCAGCCCGATTATCGGCTCGCCCACCATCCTGAATGGCGTTATCTACGTCGGCGCGACCGATCACTGCCTCTACGCCCTGCCCATCTGA
- a CDS encoding PP2C family protein-serine/threonine phosphatase, which produces MNPTTLPQIESGYRCENGAVRERNEDACLLFKAELGGHFALRPLGLYAVADGMGGEREGHVASNAAIRAFAEYVLTNLYFPLLRRRAPREADLLDALERGVFAAHDAVTSESLNGRAHAGPDGADGVSGNGGTTLTAGLIFGRRLYVAHVGDSRAYLWAGDELRPLTEDHSLVRRLQETGRLSADEAHNFQYRNVLLQALGQNGALTADTFALDLPAAGKLLLCSDGLSGFVAVEEIAAVLSGDGTAQQLADRLYEAAMDAGGHDNISALVVTFVF; this is translated from the coding sequence ATGAACCCAACCACACTGCCCCAGATCGAGAGCGGCTACCGGTGCGAGAACGGCGCCGTGCGCGAGCGCAACGAGGATGCCTGTCTGCTCTTCAAGGCCGAATTGGGCGGGCACTTTGCCCTGCGGCCGTTGGGCCTCTATGCCGTGGCCGACGGCATGGGCGGCGAGCGCGAGGGCCACGTCGCCAGCAACGCCGCCATCCGCGCCTTCGCCGAGTATGTGCTGACCAATCTCTATTTCCCGCTCTTGCGCCGCCGCGCGCCGCGCGAAGCCGACCTGCTGGACGCGCTGGAGCGGGGCGTCTTTGCCGCCCACGATGCCGTGACCAGCGAGAGCCTGAACGGTCGCGCCCACGCCGGGCCGGACGGAGCCGATGGGGTGAGCGGCAACGGCGGCACGACCCTGACCGCGGGCCTCATCTTCGGCCGCCGCCTCTACGTGGCCCACGTGGGGGATTCGCGCGCCTACCTATGGGCCGGCGACGAATTGCGCCCGCTGACCGAAGACCACTCGCTGGTGCGCCGGCTGCAAGAGACGGGCCGCCTGTCGGCCGACGAGGCCCACAACTTCCAATATCGCAACGTTCTGCTCCAGGCGTTGGGGCAAAACGGCGCGCTGACGGCCGATACCTTCGCCCTCGATTTGCCCGCGGCCGGCAAGCTGCTGCTGTGCAGCGACGGCCTGTCGGGCTTCGTCGCCGTGGAAGAGATCGCCGCCGTGCTGAGCGGCGACGGAACCGCCCAGCAATTGGCCGACCGCCTGTATGAAGCCGCCATGGACGCGGGGGGGCATGATAACATCTCCGCTCTGGTCGTCACCTTTGTTTTCTAG
- a CDS encoding VWA domain-containing protein: protein MNQEPADLYTLLGVGRDATPSAIAAAFAAWNARAAAGEAIDEDAWQRLRYAYDVLSSPARREVYDSLVSEAVGASLTLDLTLSATRLPLADTPQLLYALLTIRPRREAQEGRRPLNVGLVIDRSTSMRGERLARVTEAVELLLDKLGRDDTLSLVSFSDRAEVVLPAAIVGAAARSANPETAAAWRDPRRRLRSITASGGTEIYQGLRAGLEQVTRAAGERHTSHLILLTDGHTYGDAADCLRLAADAAGRGIGITAFGLGADWNDAFLDALVAPSGGQSHYIEQPDDVLPHLEGRLEGLGAIYARNLSLRHSWPGQLRPRAGFKLAPFPQPLALDADPIPLGDLEGRSTVAVLLEFLIEPQPIAARLRLPLEVRYTAAGGAEETATRQAQLVAQRDAGDDSPPATALLDAARLLALYRMQEKAWEEVQSGMLDTAAARMRRLTTRYMETGDLRLAQQAQLEAQRMAQAGAMTPEGRKLLKYGTRSLMRPAE, encoded by the coding sequence ATGAACCAGGAGCCGGCCGACCTCTACACCCTGCTGGGCGTTGGCCGCGACGCCACGCCCTCGGCCATCGCCGCCGCCTTTGCCGCCTGGAACGCGCGCGCCGCGGCGGGGGAAGCCATCGACGAGGATGCGTGGCAGCGCCTGCGCTATGCCTATGACGTGCTCAGCAGCCCGGCGCGGCGCGAGGTCTACGATTCCCTGGTCAGCGAAGCCGTTGGCGCGTCGCTAACCCTCGATCTGACGCTCAGCGCCACCCGCCTGCCGCTGGCCGACACGCCGCAACTGCTCTACGCCCTGCTGACCATCCGGCCGCGGCGCGAGGCCCAGGAAGGCCGCCGGCCGCTCAATGTTGGCCTGGTGATCGACCGCTCCACGTCAATGCGCGGCGAGCGGCTGGCGCGGGTGACGGAAGCCGTCGAATTGCTGCTCGACAAGTTGGGCCGGGACGACACCCTGTCGCTGGTCAGTTTCAGCGACCGGGCCGAGGTGGTGTTGCCGGCGGCCATCGTCGGCGCGGCGGCGCGGAGCGCCAACCCGGAGACGGCCGCCGCCTGGCGCGACCCACGTCGCCGCCTGCGATCGATCACCGCGTCGGGCGGCACGGAGATTTACCAGGGCTTGCGCGCCGGGTTGGAGCAGGTGACGCGGGCGGCCGGCGAACGCCACACCAGCCACCTCATCCTGCTGACCGACGGCCACACCTACGGCGACGCGGCCGATTGCCTGCGGCTGGCGGCCGACGCGGCGGGGCGCGGCATCGGCATCACCGCCTTTGGCCTCGGCGCCGATTGGAACGACGCGTTCCTCGACGCCCTTGTGGCCCCCTCCGGCGGGCAGTCGCACTACATCGAGCAGCCCGACGACGTATTGCCCCATCTGGAGGGGCGGCTGGAGGGGCTGGGGGCGATCTATGCCCGCAACCTCAGCCTGCGCCACAGTTGGCCGGGGCAGCTCCGCCCGCGCGCCGGCTTCAAGCTGGCCCCGTTTCCCCAGCCGCTGGCCCTGGATGCCGACCCCATTCCCCTGGGCGATCTGGAGGGGCGGTCGACGGTCGCCGTGTTGCTGGAGTTTCTGATCGAGCCGCAGCCCATCGCCGCGCGCCTCCGCCTACCGCTCGAAGTGCGCTATACGGCCGCCGGGGGAGCCGAGGAAACCGCCACGCGCCAGGCGCAGCTGGTGGCCCAGCGCGACGCCGGGGACGATTCGCCGCCGGCCACGGCCCTGCTGGATGCCGCGCGGCTGTTGGCCCTCTACCGGATGCAGGAGAAAGCGTGGGAAGAGGTGCAATCGGGGATGCTGGACACGGCCGCCGCCCGGATGCGCCGCCTGACGACGCGCTACATGGAGACGGGCGACCTGCGGCTGGCCCAACAGGCGCAACTGGAAGCGCAGCGCATGGCCCAGGCGGGGGCAATGACGCCGGAGGGGCGCAAGCTGCTGAAATACGGGACGCGCTCCCTGATGAGGCCGGCCGAATGA
- a CDS encoding FHA domain-containing protein: MMTGCAACGAENYPGALFCEACGAAVHPAAEAYLAARRPDRPAALVGAISRRAPAAESAPSPPPPVAPPPAVATATPPRALVVRLPHHDAEMTLRGALIRVGRADPEAGFAPELDLTAYGGQDRGVSRRHATIQWVEGNYVITDQNSSNGTWLNGVRLVTGYAYQLPPAANVRFGGLLVQLAIAD; encoded by the coding sequence ATGATGACCGGATGCGCGGCCTGCGGCGCGGAGAATTACCCCGGCGCGCTCTTTTGCGAGGCGTGCGGCGCGGCCGTCCATCCCGCGGCCGAGGCCTATCTGGCGGCCCGGCGACCCGACCGCCCGGCGGCGCTGGTCGGCGCGATCAGCCGGCGCGCCCCGGCCGCCGAGAGCGCCCCGTCGCCGCCGCCGCCGGTCGCCCCACCACCCGCTGTGGCGACCGCCACGCCACCGCGCGCGCTTGTCGTGCGCCTGCCGCACCACGACGCCGAGATGACCCTGCGCGGGGCGCTCATTCGCGTCGGGCGGGCCGATCCCGAAGCCGGGTTCGCGCCCGAGCTGGATCTGACGGCCTATGGCGGGCAGGATCGCGGTGTCTCGCGCCGCCACGCCACGATCCAATGGGTCGAGGGTAACTACGTCATCACCGACCAGAACAGCAGCAACGGCACCTGGCTCAACGGCGTGCGCCTGGTGACGGGCTACGCCTACCAACTGCCGCCGGCGGCCAATGTGCGCTTCGGGGGATTACTGGTACAACTGGCAATCGCGGATTAA
- a CDS encoding response regulator transcription factor, with amino-acid sequence MVEQIPNNLESAAPQLILIVDDELRMRRFIRMNMELENYQVIEAENGIQALDQIRQFNPDLVVMDVMMPEMDGFETLKLLREISTVPVILLTVRDDEEDITRGLALGADDYITKPFSPRVLTGRVGAVLRRAHWPAPPPRTVLRIDDRLSIDFNRHQVIVNGERIDLRPTEYRLLNHLIQNAGWVVPHDTLLAKVWGYEYRDETHYLRLYINYLRKKIEEDPANPRYILTERGVGYRFVDFKKEAAGGVA; translated from the coding sequence ATGGTCGAACAAATTCCCAACAATCTGGAAAGCGCCGCCCCCCAACTCATCCTCATCGTCGATGACGAATTGCGAATGCGGCGCTTCATCCGCATGAATATGGAACTGGAGAACTATCAGGTCATCGAGGCCGAGAACGGCATCCAGGCCCTCGATCAAATTCGCCAGTTCAACCCCGACCTGGTGGTCATGGACGTGATGATGCCCGAAATGGACGGCTTCGAGACGCTCAAGCTGCTGCGCGAGATCTCCACCGTGCCGGTCATCCTGCTCACCGTGCGCGATGACGAGGAAGACATCACCCGCGGCCTGGCGCTGGGGGCCGACGATTACATCACCAAGCCGTTCAGCCCGCGGGTGCTGACCGGCCGGGTGGGGGCCGTCTTGCGCCGCGCCCATTGGCCCGCGCCGCCGCCGCGCACCGTCTTGCGCATAGACGACAGGCTATCCATCGACTTCAACCGCCATCAGGTCATCGTCAACGGCGAGCGGATCGATCTGCGGCCGACCGAGTACCGCCTGCTCAATCACCTCATCCAGAACGCGGGCTGGGTTGTGCCCCACGATACGCTGCTGGCGAAAGTGTGGGGCTACGAATACCGCGACGAGACCCACTATTTGCGCCTCTACATCAACTATTTGCGCAAGAAGATCGAGGAAGACCCGGCCAACCCGCGCTACATCCTGACCGAGCGCGGCGTCGGCTATCGTTTCGTCGATTTCAAGAAGGAAGCGGCCGGCGGCGTGGCCTAG
- a CDS encoding cytochrome c, with protein sequence MQIKIVIGTVAFMIAMMVFGYAALREPARLGRFTNAELGRSIEAGAEIFANNCTTCHGLDATAQNCFDAVGNQIACQGLPLNYNGLLCGDVSQRMTDMNWNGTKANYILTTIAAGRGAMPTWHEQFGGPLRPDQVQNVANFVLNYESETLCAAPVVTYEWPELAADFLAGADVTPPGDPARGQELYAVTYGCSACHGSLDGVTPAAIGPALTNIETDGATRVEGMDALQYVYHSILYPSDHIAPDCPTGPCAGPPSAMPANFGARMSENPQDMADILAFLLQE encoded by the coding sequence ATGCAGATTAAAATTGTCATTGGAACCGTCGCCTTCATGATCGCGATGATGGTCTTTGGCTACGCCGCCCTGCGGGAGCCGGCGCGCCTGGGGCGCTTCACCAACGCCGAGTTGGGCCGCTCCATCGAGGCCGGCGCTGAGATCTTCGCCAACAACTGCACCACCTGTCACGGCCTGGACGCCACCGCCCAGAATTGTTTCGACGCCGTCGGCAACCAGATCGCCTGCCAGGGCTTGCCGCTGAACTACAACGGCCTGCTGTGCGGCGACGTATCGCAGCGCATGACCGACATGAACTGGAACGGCACGAAGGCCAACTACATCCTGACGACCATCGCCGCCGGTCGCGGGGCCATGCCGACCTGGCACGAGCAGTTCGGCGGCCCGCTGCGGCCCGACCAGGTGCAGAACGTGGCAAACTTCGTGCTCAACTACGAGAGCGAGACCCTCTGCGCCGCGCCGGTCGTCACCTATGAGTGGCCCGAACTGGCCGCCGACTTCCTGGCCGGCGCCGACGTGACCCCGCCCGGCGACCCCGCCCGCGGCCAGGAACTCTACGCCGTCACCTACGGCTGCTCGGCCTGCCACGGCTCGCTCGACGGCGTGACCCCGGCGGCCATCGGCCCGGCGCTGACCAACATCGAGACCGACGGCGCGACGCGCGTCGAGGGTATGGACGCGCTGCAATACGTCTACCACTCGATCCTGTATCCCAGCGACCACATCGCCCCCGACTGCCCCACCGGCCCCTGTGCCGGGCCGCCCAGCGCCATGCCGGCCAACTTCGGCGCGCGCATGAGCGAGAACCCGCAGGATATGGCCGACATCCTGGCCTTCCTGTTGCAGGAGTAA